Proteins from a single region of Colias croceus chromosome Z, ilColCroc2.1:
- the LOC123705277 gene encoding sterol regulatory element-binding protein cleavage-activating protein, translated as MTGSTLPERVAQIYYTYGLFCSSYPITAISLALSIVLLCCYPLLNVPLPGNIPTVVNVPFSVNDKHLANVECATKPCLHPKNFVHLEYLHNETQKLPYVWVKDKPLLYIHQIIMRIGVSPWNNNLKMWDAFRAPLQEVFRLLEAVRNHENPETKDTLLQHCYQIEAIKKSNSKASVDRVLPEYSCLLLSPANLWQQNLQSFSLDANIVNTVHNYQNILKGKASISEMAFGMHLRDTGIKRYPLRARPRVLQYAVTIFYESADQRFINTLTKKLKDMYPLYQETPYTHAQEATLIYYPGQFNYHELVPLLISLVGIFLYVYFSVRKIEFIKSKLGLAACSVVTIAGSLSMSMGICFYFGFSLSLQGKEIFPYLVIIVGLENILVLTKSVTSTDSRLDVKIRLAQGLSKEGWSITKNLLTEITILTVSLFTFVPFIQEFSIYMIVSLISDYLVQMMFFAPILGIDVSRMEYLPEQNNKLHLKEYFSSSYALNWRYSNGYDDHSLSPQRMTKSKSHPRLNGLAQNSPTDVVAKRNSSPGTPDNRVPKRIRLVNMWARTRFFQRAFMVWMLVWISMIVYNSGIVEYFITNVDKDTSTERNKSADNVTPRTNLYMNYNNSGRHPLVFSPLLDVIEGEKSVVDENDTIYLKHSSHSRPWSRLTPYHWSAILSQYNETLAGKYVVVLPPLLVSHRVSPEVAAGVRHPDERDPPPLRWQALAAALDPIDILPEFDLIEGKGQQQWGKGSEIPIYPTTPMEILLLTILCSISIAVIAYMMVVLYRCICSRHYAEWRASWSEDDEYRKIIAKQPAVQLVMEAVPLVVAGHSQEVECLVTDGEKIVSSCLQGNIKVWDSLNGEIITNIDRSAYFKLEMEMYDKANNKKIVENTEFHPVIQESHDIDIIQRPEVRLRKGVLNNHLSRLQFQSNKRNPSLCLSVAENTKYNFAKTYRDLYFSDEHDMYETKENLDINKCSANREFCGNNIKDKVVDESTYVNSDKVLRNTHELRKSDSEDAVTNLNWRSKPMKESPVWCMDYCNDLIILGCADGRLEFWDATSGKLKCVWWCMEKRPSGTGVTHVKVLGGGRRICVALLTGHVTLFRLDAYNATSGAHVDWRFSTAHRRTHKRTGSADSLKYGMEDQMARGRMSFSYEAENSDGEEVVCVRVAHCRPHQQPINELQSEGGRILTGGQDHVLKVFSSPDLTQLFTLHGHCGPITSCFIDHANPTIAGSGSQDGLLCVWDLHTGACLYSMQAHDGAVTSLTYTASYVVSAGADERLCIWDRFQGHMLNSIHIGLNYMSRMLPLTHTLLVMGDRSGLTAYDLSSGDVIRRVLFGQSDGCIFVRQILPLKDAIVCDYANQLRIVRFPLVSRFDMKNE; from the exons ATGACTGGATCCACTTTACCCGAAAGGGTAGCCCAAATATATTACACCTATGGGCTCTTCTGCTCATCATATCCAATAACAGCGATATCATTGGCGCTTTCTATTGTTTTGTTATGCTG CTATCCTCTGCTTAATGTACCTCTACCTGGTAATATACCTACAGTTGTAAATGTGCCTTTTAGTGTAAATGATAAACATTTAGCAAATGTGGAATGTGCGACCAAACCATGTTTACATCCAA aaaattttgtacatttagaatatttacataatgaaACTCAAAAACTTCCATATGTATGGGTTAAAGATAAGCCGCTTCTCTATATTCATCAAATTATAATGAGGATag GTGTATCACCATGGAACAATAATCTGAAAATGTGGGATGCGTTTCGTGCTCCCTTACAAGAAGTGTTCAGGTTGCTTGAGGCTGTGAGAAACCATGAAAATCCTGAAAC aaAGGACACACTTTTGCAGCATTGTTATCAGATAGAGGCAATCAAAAAGTCCAATAGTAAAGCGAGTGTGGACCGAGTCCTTCCGGAATATAGTTGCCTTTTGTTGTCACCGGCAAACTTGTGGCAGCAGAACCTGCAGTCATTCTCTCTTGATGCAAATATTGTCAATACAGTTCATAATTACCAG AATATTCTAAAAGGCAAGGCTTCTATCTCAGAAATGGCATTCGGTATGCATCTCCGAGACACTGGCATAAAGCGATACCCGCTGAGGGCTCGGCCACGCGTTCTACAGTATGccgttacaatattttatgaaagtgCAGATCAAAG ATTCATTAATACTCTTACGAAGAAGTTGAAAGACATGTATCCGTTGTATCAAGAAACACCGTACACACACGCGCAAGAAGCCACTCTGATTTATTATCCAGGACAGTTTAACTACCACGAATTAGTCCCGTTACTCATATCACTTGTTGGGATATTTTTGTACGTTTATTTTTCTGTAAGAAAAATCGAGttcatcaaatcaaaattggGCTTAGCGGCGTGTTCCGTAGTCACTATTGCGGGCAGTTTATCAATGTCTATGGGAATATGCTTCTATTTCGGATTCTCTCTGAGCCTACAAGGTAAAGAGATTTTCCCCTATCTAGTCATAATCGTCGGCCTCGAGAATATTTTGGTACTGACAAAAAGTGTGACGTCAACAGACTCAAGATTAGATGTTAAAATTCGTTTAGCTCAAGGTCTCAGCAAGGAGGGATGGTCGATCACAAAAAACTTACTCAcagaaataacaattttaacagTGAGCTTATTCACGTTCGTGCCTTTCATTCAagaattttcaatttacatgATCGTCAGTCTCATCTCGGATTATTTAGTGCAAATGATGTTTTTCGCTCCTATACTCGGTATAGACGTGAGTCGAATGGAATATTTGCCCGAGCAGAACAATaagttacatttaaaagaatatttcAGTTCGAGCTACGCTTTGAACTGGCGATACAGTAATGGATACGACGATCATAGTTTATCTCCTCAAAGAATGACAAAGTCGAAGTCGCATCCAAGATTAAATGGATTGGCGCAAAATAGTCCTACAGATGTTGTTGCGAAAAGGAATTCTAGTCCCGGAACGCCGGACAACCGCGTTCCAAAAAGGATTCGTTTAGTCAATATGTGGGCAAGAACGAGATTTTTCCAGAGAGCCTTCATGGTATGGATGCTCGTGTGGATATCAATGATTGTTTACAATTCTGGAATCGTAGAGTACTTCATAACAAATGTTGATAAAGATACATCTACAGAGAGAAACAAAAGCGCCGATAATGTAACACCTAGAACGAATCTGTACATGAATTATAACAATAGTGGTCGGCATCCATTGGTATTCTCGCCTCTGCTGGATGTCATCGAGGGTGAGAAGAGTGTAGTCGATGAAAATGATACTATATATCTGAAACATTCCTCACATTCCCGGCCCTGGTCTAG GCTCACCCCCTATCACTGGTCGGCAATACTGTCTCAATACAACGAGACACTAGCCGGTAAATACGTGGTGGTACTACCACCGTTACTTGTGAGTCACCGGGTGAGCCCAGAAGTGGCGGCGGGTGTGAGACACCCGGACGAGCGGGACCCGCCACCGTTACGATGGCAAGCGTTGGCTGCTGCTTTAGACCCTATCGATATTTTACCTG AATTTGACTTGATCGAGGGCAAAGGGCAACAACAATGGGGTAAAGGATCCGAGATACCAATCTATCCGACAACACCTATGGAAATTCTGTTATTGACGATACTGTGCTCAATTAGTATAGCTGTTATTGCATATATGATGGTTGTTCTTTACAG GTGTATCTGCTCCCGCCACTACGCAGAATGGCGCGCCTCTTGGAGTGAAGACGACgaatacagaaaaataattgCGAAACAACCTGCCGtacaa TTGGTCATGGAAGCGGTGCCCTTAGTAGTAGCGGGCCATAGTCAAGAGGTGGAATGTCTAGTCACAGATGGGGAAAAAATTGTGAGCTCGTGCCTACAGGGCAATATTAAAGTGTGGGACTCGCTCAATGGTGAAATTATAACCAATATTGATCGTAGTGC CTATTTCAAATTAGAAATGGAAATGTACGATAAAGCAAATAACAAGAAGATTGTGGAAAATACTGAATTCCATCCTGTAATACAAG AATCACATGATATAGACATTATACAAAGGCCTGAg gTACGATTACGAaaaggtgttttgaataatcACCTAAGTCGCTTACaatttcaatcaaataaacGAAATCCATCGCTGTGTCTGTCAGTCGCTGAAAAtaccaaatataattttgctaAGACATATAG AGATCTGTACTTTTCGGACGAGCACGACATGTACGAGACAAAAGAAAATCTGGACATTAATAAATGTAGTGCTAATAGGGAGTTCTGCGGTAATAACATTAAAGATAAAGTGGTCGACGAAAGTACTTATGTGAATAGTGATAAAGTGTTAAGAAATACCCATGAGTTAAGGAAAAGTGATAGTGAAGATGCTGTGACCAATTTGAATTGGAGGTCGAAACCTATGAAGGAGTCGCCGGTGTGGTGTATGGACTATTGCAATGATCTTATCATATTGGGCTGTGCGGACGGCAGGTTGGAGTTTTGGGATGCGACTTCTGGTAAATTAAAG TGTGTATGGTGGTGTATGGAGAAGCGTCCCAGTGGAACGGGGGTGACTCATGTCAAAGTATTGGGTGGTGGTCGACGGATATGCGTCGCCTTGTTAACGGGTCATGTGACGCTGTTCAGGTTGGATGCGTACAATGCGACGTCAGGCGCGCACGTTGATTGGCGGTTTAGTACTGCGCATCGGAGGA CACACAAGAGGACGGGGTCAGCggattcattaaaatatgggATGGAAGATCAAATGGCGCGGGGCCGGATGAGCTTTTCATATGAAGCAGAAAATAGTGACGGTGAAG aagtTGTATGCGTTCGCGTCGCACACTGCAGGCCGCATCAGCAACCAATCAATGAACTACAATCTGAAGGAGGTCGTATACTCACCGGAGGGCAAGACCATGTGCTTAAA GTATTTTCAAGTCCGGATCTAACGCAGCTATTCACGCTGCACGGCCACTGCGGGCCCATAACAAGTTGTTTCATAGATCACGCGAATCCCACTATAGCGGGCAGTGGGTCACAAGATGGGCTGCTGTGTGTATGGGATTTACATACGG GTGCGTGTCTATACAGTATGCAAGCGCACGACGGCGCGGTGACGTCACTCACGTACACGGCCTCGTACGTGGTGTCTGCGGGCGCGGACGAACGACTCTGCATATGGGATAGATTTCAGGGGCATATGCTCAATTCTATACATATT GGTTTAAACTACATGAGTCGTATGCTACCTTTGACTCACACTCTCTTAGTGATGGGCGATAGAAGTGGACTCACAGCCTACGATTTAAGCAGTGGAGATGTTATCCGAAGGGTTTTATTTG GTCAAAGTGACGGCTGTATATTCGTACGACAAATACTCCCGCTAAAGGACGCCATAGTCTGTGACTACGCGAACCAACTACGTATCGTGCGATTCCCGCTCGTTTCAAGGTTTGAtatgaaaaatgaataa
- the LOC123705083 gene encoding 6-phosphogluconate dehydrogenase, decarboxylating encodes MAEPKADIALIGLAVMGQNLILNMDSKDFVVCAFNRTVEKVDQFLANEAKGTKIIGAKSLEDMVAKLKKPRKVMLLVKAGFAVDEFVKKLVPLLEKGDIIIDGGNSQYTDTQRWCEQLQSTGIYYIGMGVSGGEDGARYGPSLMPGGHPAAWPHVKPIFQAISAKANNEPCCDWVGESGAGHFVKMVHNGIEYGDMQLICEAYNLMKDVLGIEQDEMAQVFEEWNKGELDSFLIEITRDILKFKDSDGKYLLPKIRDAAGQKGTGKWTGISALEYGVPVTLIGEAVFARCLSALKDERVQASKVLPGPAAKFSGDKKKFLENLRKALYASKMISYAQGFMLLREAAKANKWNLNYGSIALMWRGGCIIRSVFLGNIKDAFTKNPQLSNLLLDPFFSERISNSQQALREVVAQAALSGVPTPAFSSALAFYDGYRASVLPANLLQAQRDYFGAHTYELVDKPGNFIHTNWTGHGGNVSASTYNN; translated from the exons aTGGCCGA accGAAAGCAGATATCGCTCTCATAGGATTGGCCGTGATGGGCCAAAACCTCATTCTAAACATGGACTCAAAGGATTTTGTTGTTTGTGCCTTCAATAGAACTGTTGAAAAA GTTGACCAATTTCTTGCAAATGAGGCAAAAGGAACAAAAATCATCGGAGCCAAGTCATTAGAAGACATGGTGGCCAAACTCAAAAAGCCCAGGAAGGTTATGTTATTGGTCAAAG CTGGTTTTGCTGTTGATGAGTTTGTGAAGAAGCTAGTGCCCTTATTGGAAAAGGGTGACATCATTATTGACGGTGGAAACTCACAGTACACCGACACGCAGAGGTGGTGTGAACAGTTGCAATCGACTGGTATCTACTATATTGGAATGGGT GTGAGCGGTGGAGAAGATGGCGCTCGTTATGGTCCATCTCTCATGCCTGGTGGTCATCCCGCTGCGTGGCCCCATGTTAAACCTATTTTCCAG gCAATAAGTGCAAAGGCAAACAACGAGCCCTGCTGTGACTGGGTGGGCGAGTCAGGTGCCGGTCACTTTGTCAAAATGGTCCACAATGGTATTGAGTATGGTGACATGCAGCTCATTTGTGAAGCTTATAACCTGATGAAGGATGTTTTGG GCATTGAACAAGATGAAATGGCTCAAGTGTTCGAAGAATGGAACAAAGGTGAACTGGACTCTTTCCTTATTGAAATCACAAGAGACATATTGAAGTTTAAGGACTCAGATG gcaaatacctattaccgaAGATTCGGGATGCAGCCGGTCAGAAGGGAACGGGCAAGTGGACGGGAATCAGTGCTTTGGAGTATGGAGTGCCTGTCACTCTAATTGGTGAAGCCGTGTTCGCTCGCTGTCTCTCTGCTCTTAAgg ATGAGCGTGTCCAAGCCAGCAAAGTATTGCCCGGTCCAGCGGCCAAGTTCTCCGGAGACAAGAAAAAGTTCCTCGAAAATCTTCGTAAGGCCCTCTACGCTAGTAAGATGATCTCTTACGCACAAGGATTCATGCTTCTTAGAGAGGCTGCTAAG GCGAACAAGTGGAATCTGAACTACGGCAGTATTGCTCTCATGTGGCGCGGAGGCTGCATCATCAGGAGTGTCTTCCTTGGAAACATCAAG GACGCGTTCACAAAGAACCCGCAGCTCAGCAACCTGCTCCTGGACCCGTTCTTCAGCGAGCGCATCAGCAACAGCCAGCAGGCGCTGCGTGAAGTGGTCGCTCAGGCTGCTCTCAGCGGAGTGCCAACGCCTGCGTTCTCTTCTGCCCTTGCTTTCTATGATGGATACAGGGCTTCGGTACTGCCAGCTAACTTGCTGCAG GCTCAAAGGGATTATTTCGGCGCCCATACTTACGAGTTGGTGGACAAGCCCGGGAACTTCATCCACACCAACTGGACCGGCCATGGCGGCAATGTCTCCGCTTCCacgtacaataattaa